Genomic segment of Sarcophilus harrisii chromosome 4, mSarHar1.11, whole genome shotgun sequence:
AAAGGATGTCTCACCCATGTCAGTATCAGCACCCTGAGCCAAAGTCCTGTTCTTCCCTTCTTCTACCATCCAGTAGGTTTTCCTTTGTGAAAAGGGTAATCCAATTTAACTCCACAGGGAGTGGATTAGGATAAGACTAAGTAGCAAAGATTGGGAAGaatctacatatattttatatgaaatcaataatatgaaaaattatcACTTAGGATAAATATTTTTCAGGAGGAAGTTGGCAGGAAGCTAAGGGATCTGAGGGTAACAGGTCCTGGAAGAATCCtagcatttttatcatattgtatAATGTAGAATTTGACCTTAATTTTAAGCATACCACATCTTAGGTTAtgaatcttattttcttcatctgtaaaatggaaatgcaaTACCTACCTTAGAGAGGTATTTTGTTtgaggaaagtactttataaCTTTATTTCATAAACCCTAAGGTTAAATGGAAGCTTTCCCTATTATTAGTTAGTTCTacctaactttttgttttctaaaaagaTTGCTATAGGCTTTCTTTAAATAGGCAATTTTcctaatgcatttaaaaatataatttggtttGCAAAAATGTGATTAACCAAAATGTATGCAAGCATCTTACATAAAGTGAATCCCACTGAAAAAAGGTGCTTCCCTAGCTAGCTCTTAGCTTCCAGAGAGTCAGAATCTCCTGAACCCTCACTGGGTGCCCAATTCTTCCTTCAGTGGTCAACATGGAAGAAGATTTCTCCTCCCAGGTGAAGAAGATTGGTCTGGCAATGGGGACATCCCTATCAGACAAAGACATTGACATGCTGCCATCAGACATGAGGCACCATGGTAAGGTGTGAGTTAATGCAAATTAACCAGGCTCCCAGGCTGTGCTTCATATAATGTCTATAGCTCCAAAATACTCTTCCCCATCAAACTAGAGACTAGGAGCATTAGACCTTCTCTTTCAACACTCCAATCCCTCTAACAACTATCCTGCTTTATTGACTCTCCCCTCTGTGGCTTGAAAGAAAGTATAATATATTGAAAGAATTGAGTTATTTTGAATCCTATctccctggataaatcacttaaccttaatcATTGACTCCattccctcatatgtaaaatgggaaataaggaaaaaaccaagcatttattaagtatacttactctattatctcatttgattcttacatcTACCTGAGAGTTAAATACTACAGGCATATATCAGAAATATTGTGGGCTTGGTTCCAGATCATAAAATGAATATCACAATAAAACAAGTCACatgatttttgggttttttttccactacatataaaaattgtatttacatTGGGCTGTAATAGTGTGtctaaaaatcatgtttttaaaaacctAATGCACATACCtcaattaaaaattactttattgctaaaaaaattaaacatcatCTGAGCtttcaataaatcataatttttttgctGATAGAGTGTCTTGCTTCTATATTTATTGATGGCTATTGACTGATGGGGAGGGGTTGCTGAAGACTGGGGTAgctgtgataatttttttttatttttgctaagttaattagggttaagtgacttggtcacacagttaggaagtgttaagtgtctgaggtcaaatttgaactcggatcctcctgacttcagagctggtgctctatccactgtaccacctagctgtcccagcagtttcttaaaataaaaaacaatgaggTTCACCATGTGGATTGACTCTttctttcacttgaacacttCGAGGTCATTGCAGGATTATTAATtagcctaatttcaatattgttgtgtcttGGGGAATAGGGAGGCCCAAAGAGTAGGACGGAGACAGGGAACTACCGGTCGGTGGAACAGTCAAAACACATACAATATTTGTCAATTAAGCTTGCCACCTTATGTGGGCACAGTTCATGGCACCCTAAAACAATGACAATagtaatatcaaagatcattgaTTACAGATCACTATACAAGATATAATAATAGTGgaaatttgaaattttgcaagaattaccaaaatggGACACAGAGAGCACATGCTGTTGGGAAAAACCTAATAGATTTGCTAAATGCAGTTTTGCCACAAAATCTTCAAaccttttgtaaaaaataaaaacaagacaaaacaaaaataaaacacaatatcTGTGTAAAGCAAAGTGCAATACAATGAAGTAGgctatattatccccattttacagctgagaaaattgatGCAGCTAGTTTAAGTCGCTTGCCTCGGGTCTTCACAGCtagtgaagccagatttgaactcgggttttcctgaatCTAGGACCCATCCTTTGtacattgtgccatctagcttcctctAAGGAAGGTACTAATATTTGCACTACCCCTAACATATATGTACCATTACTATTCTAGGTTCTTTCAACTACAATAAATTCTTTGAGTATATGCAGAAGTTCCAGACCTCAAGCCAGCAGGAGGAGATCATCCGGAAATCCTTCCAGATGTTGGACAAAGATAAGAGTGGCTTCATCGAATGGAATGAGATCAAGTAAAGGGCAGGGAGTAGCGCTGGGTcccatccttccctctctttgtctGCCTTCTCATCCACTCTTGGGAGCCCTCCCTCTCCTCTATAACCATAGAATCTGAGAACATCTAAGCCAGAAGAGAGTTCAGTTATCATCCAGGAcaaccttttcattttccagataaggccCACAGAGGGGCAATGACATGCCCAAGGTCATGTAATCCTTTAAAGTGGGCAGTCATTGTTGGAGCTGCAGGCAAAAGACATCTTCAGACTCTTTCTATTATAACTCACTATCCCTATCAAGGCTCTGTGCTAGAGATTCCCCTTCCTCCATACTGACAGCTTTAACCTCCCTTTGGGGGCTTATAGGTTCATACAGACTACTGATGTAGAGGGGTATAAAAGGATTCACAGATAATGGGAAGAAAATATACAATTGTTCTGGAATACCCaccctctttttccccctttgttgtatttgatttgtttttcctaCCCACATAACTTCCCTTCTCCTATCTCCTACTGCCTCTACATATCCAGGAAGacagaacagaaggaaaaggTCTTGCCCCATTCTTCTCAATGACCACTTGTCATCCCCAAGTGTCCTTGGCTATGTCCACAGCTTCCTCTGGAAATAAGAAAGTCAAGAGACAACTTAGATCAGAACCCTGAGAATGTCCCTCTACAACCCACCTATTCCAAGGCTTTCCATTCTCTGAGGCCCAGGGATCTCTGCTTCACAGGTACATCCTGTCCACGATCCCCAGCTCTGGCCCTGCAGCCCCCCTGACAGATGAAGAGGCAGAAGCTATGATCCAAGCAGCTGACACAGATGGAGATGGACGAATTGACTTTGAAGGTTCGGATAAGGAGGGATGAAGGGGAAGAGGTGGGCCTGATTCTGGGGCTGATGGTGGGTGAATAAGGGAATGAAGTTGAAGGGCCTGATTCCAGGCAATTTACCCTCCTGTGCAGGTCCCAGAGTCCTCCCAAGCTTAGTCCCTACACTTCTTTGTGATATGCATGTATTAAGAACACATAGGTACAGCTGTCACTGAAATGCAGAATTGGGAGGTTACTTAGACAAATCCCTGCCCCAATATAAATCCTATTTACAATATCTTTGATAAAATATCAACTAGCTTCCATTTCTCTTACCTTACAAGGTTACCATTACCAGCAAATGAGAACACatactttaaaatgtataaatgtcagttgctattattattattactattactattattaatagaGAGTTGTGAAAGAAATGCTCTTTCAAGTTCAAGGGTGAAGGTCATTATTGACAgatgaaatcaggaaaaactttatGAAGATGACAATATTTGATTGAGGCTTTAAAAGGAGGGGAATTTATTAACAAATTTAAAGTAGAACAATTCAATCACAAGGACTAGGATATATTGGCAGTTCTACAGACTAAATGGACTGGAGTAAAATGAGATAAGACACTAGGTAGAGCTCCTTGAATATCAAGCAAGGAAATTTGAACTtgggaggtaatagggagccatgaAAGACTTTTGCAATCAGGGGAATGAGATGGTCAGATCCAAGTTAAAGGAAGATGTAAAGTGCTGTAAAGCTGTTATCAAGCTCTAATAGAAGGGGTGGAGCACTAAACCAGAAGATACAGATCCttcatattgacttaaaaaaccacatattaacattatctgtgtttattggatttttatgttaaatattttccaattatttcccCATTAAGGGCACAAAGAGTAAgttatatttctttgataataagaataattcttaataataattagataattataataaattattaaacataGTAATTATCTTAATAATTCAGAATAATTCTTAACCTCCATacaaaaatggaggaaatataaaatttatgcTGGAATGGGGAAGCTTTCTCTCCTTTGTGGGCAGatggaatgaaggaaaaataaattggttGTTTTGTATCTCATCACAGTTTGACTATGGCACTAGCATGGAGACTGCTGAAGCCTTTTGACTATAGACATTCCTCTCATCATCTCCATAGCTGTCAGACTTTTGCCAGGAGTCCTGATTATGGAGACATCTTGCAGACACTCTCAGGAGgaacctcttttttcttcttccttactgACCTGTGGTTTAGCTGCTTTGGTTGTCCCTCTACTGACCCCTTTGCTGagactgcattaaaaaaaaactcttgccCCTATAAGTCTCCCTACCTTAAGGATTCAAGAATCCTTATCTTGATACTAGTGCTTTTCACCCAGACATACAGTCTCTGAGGAAATTTCTTCCAATGAGCAATGCTCTCCGAGCATCATGGAGAATGAAGTCCAGGGACATCCCTAagcttgtttcttcttcttctttttttaaacatgttggGTCTGGTGTGCTAATGGGCCTTCTGGGTAAAGATGTACTGTGGGCATTTAGAGATATGGTTCTGGAGCTCAGAAGAGAATTCATGACTAGAAATATAGATATGGGGGTGGTCTGTATAGAGTTAGATATGATAGgactgggaaaaattgaaaacatttcatatgaaaacatagtaaaaaaaaaaaagagagagagagttgaaaaagaaaaaggaatgagaaacaGAACATTTAAGGCTCTAGAAAAAGTTGTGGAACcacaggaaacaaagaaaaagccaTTTGGAGGATAAGAAGAGAACCAGGAAGATGGGGTGACtggagtcaaaaaagaaaaaaagatcattcaGGAAAAGAGGGGGTTAAGGTAGAGAGGATGAGGAGGATATATACTGAACATAAAAGACCAATGGATTTGGCCATTAGGTTATCCTTGGTGACCTTAGAGAGACTGGTTTCAGTAGTGCTGAGGCAGAAAGGATTAAGGCTAAGCAAGAATAAGtagtgaggaagctgaggcataAGATGAACATAATTTCCTCAAGTTTAGCAGTGAAGGGGAGAAGAAAGCCAGAAGGGTGAAAAGAAGATGTGTTTTGAAGACTGAACATGTTGGAAGGCAGATGTAGAAGAAGCCAGAGGCAAGGAAGAGATGACCTGAAAGATGCATGAAAGAAGAGGGATGATGGCTGGAGAAGGGGGTCAAGAAACTAGCCTTAAAAGGCTAATACTTATGCTAGAGAAAAGTAGTAGATAGGAGATACTGTTGCTAAGTAGTTTTGAAAAACAGGGCACTGAGGGAGCTGTTGTCTGATAGTTTTAATCTTCTCAGTGAAACAGAAAGCTAAATCAGCTGCTTTAAGTGTGGTGGGTAAGAGTGccagggaagagagggaaaagctCAGAATAATTGCTGTGGGCTATGAGATAAACAGCTGATAAAATAGGATTTTTAGAACGGCAGAGAGGGCCCAGCTGAGCTTATGTACCATAAATCTGAAATGGATGAAATTAGCTCAATCTTTTGACTACCCACAGACAGATACCCAGCAGCCCTGGAGCAGGAGGAGAGAAATTGAcagtggagttttttttttaggggTGAGGATTCACAGGACAACTTTTCAAGTTTTCCAATTCAATTAGATTCAACAAATACCTATTATGTCTCTGCTAGAGTAAGGTCCTTGTGATGGTTATCATGTACTGCAAGTCTTCTGTTCTCCAGGCTAAAGATCCCTTATTTCTTTTCAACCCAATCCTCCTATGTCTTGATTTCAAGTTTCCTCATCATTTCTCCAGAATGACCTATCTGGATCCCATTTATCTCTTCTGAAATATAGAACTCAATACTGAATGAAATTAGAAGAAGACTTTTTGTATTGGTCAGCTGAGAAACATTTTGGTCCCTGCTGGGCAGAATCTCTGAAAAGCTCTGAGGCACCTAAGAGTCATGTCCTGGAGTTCCCTCATTGGTCCCAATGCCTCTGTCTAAAGTCCTAGCCTTGACCCTCCTTGTACCATTCATTGGCTTTGGTTGATACAGAAAACAAGCTACTAAGCTTGGGAGCCAGAAGGTAGCCCTGAAACCAGCAACAGAGATTCTTCCCTGAGGATTCTATATCCCTGGATTTCAGGAGGGATAAATAGTCAAATCAAATTTGATTCTATTCCCTCTATTTCTGTTAAGTCCTGTTATTTCACACTATGGGTTTTCACGGATTTACAAATTGTGCTGTTGATGAGTTCACTCATGTTGCCATAGGGCCTTAAAGATCATTCATCTATCTGGTCTAACCCTGTGACGACCGCGCTAGCACcccagacaccccagaatcagccggagtcaggataagcaaaagtccttagtctttattcttggtctttagacgcaggattgaacaggatggaagcagaatctccgcaattgtcttctcccttctcatctATCGCAAAGAATgactctggctcatcttactccatcccctagtcctgcctacaatcctctgtatacaccaatcattgagccagcacaggatagtgggaaggaccattctccaagcacatgcccatagtgtattgtccaatcagtaattagccctaagtgcttgaactgacctcagtgcaatgactcaagagtttcagccctctacataaccctttcatttttactTGCATTTAGTACATGGATATTATGGATTAGGGagtaaggattaaaaaaaaaaaacagatttaaaaatctCTACCTTTCAGGAGTTACATTCTCCTAGGGGAGgaaaatacatatacacagataataataacataatataggGAGTAAAGGAGGCAGAGGAGAGACCAGAtcttctattaatatttttattttccccagtatgcaaaacaaaatttacatttgtttttaaaactttgagtttcagattctctcctttcctcatccTACTCCCACTttaagaaggcatatgtgaaattatgaaaaacatttaaataaaagtcacattgtaaaagaaaacatagatctcccccaccccaaaaaaaaaccctcaagaaaagtttttttttaagagtatactttaatctatattcagacacaatcagttctttctctgagtagataacatttttcatcacaagtccttcagagtagtcttggatcattgcattgctcaGAATAGCAAAGTCAATCACAgttagttgatcatcccataaaattgtttttattttgtacacagtacatttcactttgcttgagttcatggaggactttccataatcacataccacaatttattcagccattcaccaattgatgggcatcccttcaatttataattctttgccctgagaaaagagttACTATAGATATTTTgaacatataggtctttttcttgatttttaaaatctcttttgggattcatgcctagtagtggtattgtggtggatttaaaaaaaaggattttgattATATAACTCTTGGGGCATAGTGattatctttttatcatttatcaactaCGGAATGGCTCATTCTTTTTTCATacataaatttggctcagtttcctataatttgagaaatgaaatcttcataaggaaaaatatttgcttcaaaaatttttcccaattattattgctaactgcattctccccatttattctattttcattttctcttcaccctgactctcctcaaaagtgttttgctactgggCTACCCCTGCCCCCAATATGCCTTCTCTTCTATTATCCTCCCCCCCTTTCTGTATACccttctcctattttcctgcagggtaagatagatttcgatatccatattgagtgtgtatattatttcctctttgagccagttctgataagagtaaggttcactctgatgctgagtgaaatgagtaggaccaggagatcattatatacttcaacaacaatactatatgatgaccagttctgatggatcaggccatcctcagcaacgagatcaaccaaatcatttccaaaggagcagtaatgaactgaaccagctatgcccagaaaaagaactctgggagatgactaaaaaccattacattgaattcccaatccctatatttatgcacacctgcatatttgatttccttcacaagctaattgtacaatatttcagagtctgattctttttgtacagcaaaataacgttttggtcatgtatacttattgtgtatctaatttatattttaatatatttaacatctactggtcatcctgccatctaggggagggggtgggggggtaagaggtgaaaaattggaacaagaggtttggcaattgttaatgctgtaaagttacccatgcatatatcctgtaaataaaaggctatttaaaaaaaaaaaaaaagagtaaggttcactcactcccccctcttctcctccactataaaagctttttcttatctcttttatggcagataattatATGCCTTTCcacctctccctctctgtcctcACAGTACATTCCTCTATCatccctcaattttatttttttttagatattatcttcATATTTAATTCACACCTGTGCCCACTGtctatattttctccttctaGCTACCCTAATaaagagaaagttcttatgaattacaagtatcattctgccatgtaggaatgtaaatagataaattttaCTAAGTTCCTTATAATATCTCTTTTCTGATTATCTCCTtgtgcttctcctgagtcctgtatttgaaaatcaaattttctattcaactctggtcttttcatcacgaATCCTTCAAAGTCTTCTATGCCACTaaatttctaccttttcttctgaaggatcatattcagttttgctgaggACAacattcttggttgtaatcctagttccattctctccagaatatcatattctaaatcctctaatcctttaatgtaaaagctactaaattttgtgttatcctgactatggctctactatatttgaattatttctttctgaatgcttgaaatattttctccttggcctGGCAGTTCTAGAatctggctataatattcctgggagcttTCATGTTaggatttcttttaggagatgatcagtggactttttcaatttctattttattctctgattctatATTGTTGgaacaattttccttaataatttcttaaaagatgatgtctaggctcctttttttaagcatagttttcaggtagaccaacaattttaaaattatttttcctggatctattttccaggtcaattgtgagatatttcacattgttttctattttttcattcttttggttgtttcattgtttcttgatttttcataaagaagtcattaattttcatttgctcaattctaattttcaagatattatgtttttttcagtgagcttttgtacttcctttcccatttggccaactttgctttttaaggcatctcctcctcattagatttttgtattgtcttttgtaccactctcaattctcttgtccaatttttcctctatctcccttattgattttcaaaatcccttttgagcttttccatggcctgagcccaatttttatttttcttggaggcattGGATGtaagagttttgactttgttatcttcttttgagtGTGTTTTTTGATGTTCCTTATCATTATAGTGATTTTCTatggtcaaaatattttttgtttgtttgcttgttttcccagcctattatttgacttttaattctttgtttaaataaatagagctctgtttccagggtagaAGGTTCACTGTTCCAAACGTTAGGGGTTTTGTGCACCTGTTTTCAGAGAAACTCCTAGAGACCTAGCCAGaagccctcttttctgccctgtTTAAAGTATGTGGCTCCAAATTCTAATATCCTAAAGTAACAGAGTTTATCCTCAGTACTAGTAAAGAGACCTTTGGACTGAGGCCTCCAGAAGCTGCCTCCACCTCTGATGCCCACACTCACTCCTGGTTTGTTGGTTTCCCAAGGTCCTCTCATCCTATTAACAAACCTTTGTTGCTGACCTttttcagctggaaaattgttccatttcatctttttgtgtgttccgatgatctaaaatttgtttaaagtcattatttaaaggaatttggaaagatATGAGGGAGAGCGAggcaagtccctgcctttactgtACCATCCTGGCTTCCCCTTAGAGATCAGAGTATTCTAAGAACACTGGAGGAGGTAGAGAATACTAATATCCCTTcaattcagtgaacatttattaaatgcttactacatATAAGGCTCATTCACTCTCTGCAACTAGATTTTTTTAAGGCCCTGGGGAGCAAAGAAGAGATAATAGAATCCtagatttggagaaagaagggaCTTTAAGACACCTGGTCCAATCCCTTTTTTTGACAGTTGAAGAAAGTGAGGCTAGGAGCAGCttagtaacttgtccaagatcacatgtGTACCGAATGGGAGAGCCAGGTTAATGGTCCCCTGGGAAGCTGTCCCACAAATGGACAGAAATTTTACAGTTCTGGACATCTGGGACAATCTGAGTCTTGTAGAGAGATGTGTCCGCCATTGCCTCCTTCTAAGCAACAAAATGCTACTGCATAGTTTTCACATCCATTGTTGACTCCAAATCTATTGCTTTTTCTTCTGTGCCATACAAAAGTGACCTTCCCCATGAGGTGCAATATAAAGGATTGACTATATGACACCCTGCTACAGAATCCTTTTCTGGTCTTTCCCATTGCTACCCCCTTTCaggtctgtttctttttctattcccttCTGGCCATTTGCTAGGTTAAGACCAGAAAAGATCCCTGGTCCTACCTTTGGTTCCCACTCACTGTCTTTTGGCTTTTCTGAGATTCTACTTCCCAAGATACAACAAAGATACAATGATCCTTCCCCATCTTTCAGCAGATTCTTGCAAGGACCCAAAGTGTGTTAATGGGGCTTTGAGATGGAAGGCATATAACATGAggtattcattgttttttttttttccttctcccttcagaATTCTCTGACATGATCAAAAAGGAGAAgattccaaagaagaaataaagagaaaacagaccccctccccccagctgcTCTTCATCAGAGTGCCTCCCATCCTACTTACCTTCAGCTTTGAGAGTCACTGGGTTGTACCTGTACATGCAGTGGGCCAGAGAGCCTGAGATGGAGTGAGACGTCCGCTGGTGATCAGCACCAGGCAGATACAGCTTTTATCCTGGAAAACaaaatgttagctccttgagggcaaggggcaaggatgtgtttgtttgtttgtttgttttggcctTTGTCTTCCTAGTACCTCTTAGTGCCTTATACATAGcaggcactgaataaatgtttgtttaattgaatataattgaacaaaggagaaaagactGAGAAGTGAATCAATTTGAGTATAACTGTCCACATGCTCTGTACTTGGGTCTAGACCCAAACCTGTCATCCCATTGGCTCCTACTCATTCCACTAGTACCTAAAGAAAGGGCAAAGATTTCTCTCTTATTGCCctgtttctgctttctcttctatCCCTGTCTCCTACCTTGCCCCTAAGACataggaaaagggggaaaggaagagagagagcacCATCCCTACTACAAATACATCTTGTCCTAGTATCTCTTAAACAGCATTCTCCACAATGAAGAGCAAGACCAAGGCTGCTTCCTCTTGCTAACCTGTCTGCGATGAGGGTTGCATCAACTTTGGACCTCCCCAAGGGCCTAGCCAATAGCCAAACTGCCAAATTACAGTGACTACTGAAGGGAAGTGAGAAAGGTAGCAAGAAAGAAAGGTCTGCAAGTGACCCGCCGAGGGATGCCCTCGCAGCTTCTCCCAACCCCGCTCCCCTCGGCACATGACACGACTGCTCAGAGAGATTCCCCCTAGTTAGGGGCTCATCAAATAGGGTAGGGAGTAGAGACTTCAGTTGGAGATAGGCCCTGGAGAGAGACAAATTTCAGATGTTCTCAGAGAGAAGCAAATAGATGGAAGCCTTGGATTTGTTGACCTCAGAGAAACATACATAAGAGGGGCGGAATCAGGGCGTGAAGTAATAATTCTAGCATTCACAAGGTAGCCTCCTCCCTTAATAGCATCATGAAGAATGGAAAATCCTAGAAATATCCAGAAATTCTTTGCCCTACTCTCTCCCTCTTAAGATCCCTCCTAGAAACAGGCATCCATGGATAGTTGGGACCGTATGACAGATCCATACCCCTCCTCGTCCCCTTCTAAGCGAAAGGAGTCCTACTGCATAAATATCCTATCCTTCTGGGATTGGAATTGAACATAAAAGAGAACTCACTTAGAGATTCCTGGACAGATGATGGCAATGACCCAAGCCCAGGAGATCGGAGTACCATCTCCCAGGTTTTACAGAGAAAAAGGGATTCCCGTTAGGGCTTGAGTGAATTTGTGACACTGGAGGCAGAAAAGGCAAAAAGGGGGAATATTCGGAAGCCAAAACGTGAAAGACCATTTTCCTATCAGAGTATCTATTAATTAATCAATCTATCAGAGAATCT
This window contains:
- the PVALEF gene encoding parvalbumin-like EF-hand-containing protein — translated: MEEDFSSQVKKIGLAMGTSLSDKDIDMLPSDMRHHGSFNYNKFFEYMQKFQTSSQQEEIIRKSFQMLDKDKSGFIEWNEIKYILSTIPSSGPAAPLTDEEAEAMIQAADTDGDGRIDFEEFSDMIKKEKIPKKK